The following coding sequences lie in one Candidatus Neomarinimicrobiota bacterium genomic window:
- the fliG gene encoding flagellar motor switch protein FliG, which produces MAEKEKLTPQKKAAIIMIALGTQTAAEIMKHLSESEIEALSIEIAQLKEISADVLGQVIEEFYQLTLTNEYILQGGIEYAREVLEAAYGREKAEELIERVEAATEVSAFHLLQSLDEKQLINFLGNENPQTAALILSNLKPKQAASIISQLPENMQADIAFRIATMERTSQEFIKDIESILKQQIDTAFGSDLQKVGGPETVASILNSVSRSIERSVLDSIRQKDPELADQIASMMFLFEDMVKVSDFAIQRILKEVDTKTLALALKAASEELKEKIMRNVSERVAEMLKDEMEYLGPVRVRDVEAAQRRIVDIARDLEQSGEIVLTTEEEEIIE; this is translated from the coding sequence ATGGCGGAAAAGGAGAAGCTGACGCCACAAAAGAAAGCAGCAATAATAATGATAGCATTAGGAACACAAACAGCAGCTGAGATAATGAAGCATTTATCCGAATCAGAAATTGAAGCGCTAAGTATTGAGATTGCTCAATTAAAAGAGATATCGGCTGATGTACTGGGACAGGTAATTGAAGAATTTTATCAGCTAACACTAACTAATGAGTATATACTGCAAGGTGGTATTGAATATGCCAGGGAAGTGCTTGAGGCAGCGTATGGAAGGGAAAAAGCTGAGGAGTTAATTGAAAGAGTTGAAGCTGCCACTGAGGTAAGCGCATTTCATCTGCTGCAAAGTCTTGATGAAAAGCAACTCATCAATTTTCTTGGTAATGAAAATCCACAGACAGCTGCTTTAATTCTTTCAAACTTGAAGCCGAAACAGGCAGCTTCTATAATCTCCCAGCTACCTGAAAATATGCAGGCGGATATTGCTTTCCGAATCGCTACTATGGAAAGGACCAGTCAGGAATTCATAAAGGATATAGAATCAATATTAAAGCAACAAATTGATACAGCATTTGGTTCAGATTTACAAAAAGTTGGCGGACCCGAAACGGTAGCATCGATATTAAATTCTGTTAGCAGGTCAATTGAGAGGTCAGTTCTGGATAGTATCAGGCAAAAGGACCCTGAGCTTGCGGATCAGATAGCAAGTATGATGTTTCTGTTTGAAGATATGGTCAAAGTTTCAGATTTTGCTATACAAAGAATTTTGAAGGAGGTTGACACAAAAACCCTTGCCTTGGCGTTAAAGGCAGCAAGTGAAGAGTTAAAAGAAAAGATAATGAGAAATGTTTCGGAGCGCGTTGCAGAAATGCTAAAGGATGAAATGGAGTATCTTGGTCCTGTAAGAGTTAGAGATGTTGAAGCAGCACAAAGGAGAATCGTTGACATTGCCAGAGACTTAGAACAGTCTGGAGAAATAGTGCTTACAACAGAAGAAGAGGAAATAATTGAATGA
- the fliF gene encoding flagellar M-ring protein FliF yields the protein MRRLIELLGKFLQRYTIGQRILIIAIFVGIISSIIALVIWANRPEYSVLYTEMDPAIAGEIVTELREMKVNYRLRDGGRTILVPSDKVAELRLNFAEKGYSGMKIVGYEIFDNAKVGMTTFMQRLNMRRALEGELTKTISQFPEVKSCRVHIVLPEERLFEERKNGSASVVLFLEPGRYLTDSQVKGIQSLVANSVDGINASDVVVVDTEGNILTRSPEEESKLGAAGTQWDLKHNIEDKLQKKVKEIVENVVGKNNAVVKVAVDLSFDRVERTVERYDPDNVVVVSEENHSEAIVSSDTANNATEQHKRENVVTNYELGKIVEHYSSEPSRIKRISVAVLVNGRYETVRDNRGREVKRYIPRDNRELNQIASLVKSAIGYSEDRGDIVEVQNLKFDQTAVEMEKEYFTQLQKRDLFKNILTKALLFVAIVAVFFLIKGLIKTTTTVLGELPAMQKAQQLPPSKPGAELPSPEKIEEEKAIEELEEKYLTKLSPEARAKLRAKDKMTQQVIEYAKKNPEGAAQLIKSLIKQSTS from the coding sequence ATGAGAAGGTTGATAGAATTATTAGGGAAATTTTTGCAGCGTTACACTATTGGTCAGAGAATATTGATAATTGCAATATTTGTAGGTATTATATCTTCTATTATTGCTTTAGTTATATGGGCAAACAGACCTGAGTATAGCGTATTGTATACAGAGATGGATCCTGCTATTGCGGGTGAAATTGTTACTGAGCTGAGAGAAATGAAAGTCAACTATCGACTACGTGATGGTGGAAGAACTATACTGGTTCCTTCTGATAAAGTTGCTGAATTAAGGTTAAATTTTGCCGAGAAAGGATATTCGGGGATGAAGATTGTTGGTTACGAGATTTTTGATAATGCTAAAGTGGGTATGACCACATTTATGCAAAGGCTTAATATGAGACGGGCTCTTGAGGGTGAGTTAACGAAAACCATCAGCCAGTTTCCCGAAGTAAAAAGCTGTAGAGTTCATATCGTCCTACCTGAGGAAAGGTTATTTGAAGAAAGAAAGAATGGTTCTGCATCAGTTGTATTATTTCTTGAGCCGGGAAGATATCTAACTGATAGTCAGGTAAAAGGTATTCAGTCCCTCGTTGCAAATAGTGTTGATGGTATTAATGCTTCTGATGTAGTTGTGGTAGACACTGAAGGCAATATCTTAACAAGAAGTCCTGAGGAGGAGTCAAAACTTGGTGCAGCTGGTACTCAATGGGATTTGAAGCATAACATAGAAGATAAGTTACAGAAAAAAGTTAAAGAAATTGTTGAAAATGTTGTCGGAAAAAATAATGCAGTTGTAAAGGTGGCGGTTGATTTGAGCTTTGATAGGGTTGAAAGGACAGTGGAAAGATATGATCCAGACAATGTTGTGGTTGTCAGTGAAGAAAATCACTCCGAAGCTATCGTATCAAGTGATACCGCAAACAATGCAACCGAACAGCATAAAAGGGAAAATGTGGTTACAAACTATGAGCTCGGGAAAATAGTTGAGCATTATTCCAGCGAGCCGAGCAGGATAAAAAGGATATCCGTTGCTGTTCTTGTTAATGGTAGATACGAAACAGTAAGAGATAATAGGGGAAGAGAAGTAAAAAGATATATACCTCGTGATAATAGAGAATTAAACCAGATCGCTTCTCTTGTAAAAAGTGCAATAGGATATAGTGAAGATAGAGGGGATATAGTTGAAGTCCAAAATTTAAAATTTGACCAGACAGCTGTAGAAATGGAAAAGGAATATTTTACCCAGTTACAAAAGAGGGATTTATTTAAGAACATTTTGACAAAGGCTTTGTTATTTGTTGCAATTGTCGCTGTATTTTTCTTAATAAAAGGTTTGATAAAAACGACAACAACTGTTTTGGGGGAATTACCCGCTATGCAGAAAGCTCAACAATTACCACCTTCAAAACCAGGGGCTGAGCTACCATCCCCTGAAAAGATAGAAGAAGAAAAAGCTATTGAAGAACTTGAAGAAAAGTATTTAACCAAACTGTCACCTGAAGCCAGGGCTAAACTTAGAGCAAAAGATAAAATGACTCAGCAAGTCATAGAATATGCAAAGAAAAACCCCGAAGGAGCTGCTCAGCTAATCAAATCTTTAATTAAGCAGTCAACATCTTAA